In Anaerolineales bacterium, the following proteins share a genomic window:
- a CDS encoding DUF2218 domain-containing protein produces MKTQEAIIRPKDPSGFLKRLVHHYQRHIPAEYDARRGWVQFKRGRLDAEVHGPALRLRITTPNWLGLWVLTRSLNRHVALFGQREQLTLRWKKTNQ; encoded by the coding sequence GTGAAAACACAAGAAGCCATTATCCGACCCAAAGACCCAAGCGGCTTCCTGAAGCGGCTTGTCCACCATTACCAGCGTCATATCCCGGCGGAATATGACGCCCGGCGCGGCTGGGTGCAGTTCAAACGCGGGCGACTGGACGCCGAGGTACACGGGCCGGCGCTGCGCCTGCGCATCACCACGCCCAACTGGCTGGGCCTATGGGTGCTGACGCGTTCGCTCAACCGCCATGTCGCCTTGTTTGGCCAGCGCGAGCAGCTCACGCTGCGTTGGAAGAAGACAAACCAATAA
- the modA gene encoding molybdate ABC transporter substrate-binding protein, which yields MKTQRLIEPLLALALLLAACGAPAPAATAAVAQPTAEALSVSEVPVVTTELVVMAASSLTDAFNEIADVFEAAHPGVEVLPNYASSSSLATQLVEGAPADVFASANNTQMGVVAEAQRLQGEATTFLTNRLTIIAPADNPAGIASYADLAKAGLALILAAPDVPVREYSNQAIALMGDAAWQAAVFANLVSEEPNVRQVATKISLGEGDAGIVYTSDVTPDIAGSVLQIPIPDEMNVIASYPIAVVEGAPAGDVAQAFVDFVLGAEGQAILAKWGFGPRP from the coding sequence ATGAAAACGCAACGATTGATAGAGCCTTTGCTGGCGCTGGCTCTGTTGTTGGCCGCCTGTGGCGCCCCGGCGCCGGCCGCCACCGCCGCGGTGGCCCAGCCCACTGCCGAAGCGCTGAGCGTCAGCGAAGTTCCCGTAGTGACCACGGAGCTGGTGGTGATGGCCGCCAGCTCGCTGACCGATGCTTTCAACGAGATCGCCGATGTGTTCGAGGCGGCTCACCCGGGAGTGGAGGTGCTGCCCAACTACGCCAGCTCCTCCTCGTTAGCCACTCAACTGGTGGAAGGCGCCCCGGCGGATGTGTTCGCTTCGGCCAATAACACCCAGATGGGCGTAGTGGCGGAAGCGCAGCGCCTGCAAGGCGAGGCAACCACTTTCCTCACCAACCGCCTCACCATCATCGCGCCCGCGGATAACCCGGCGGGCATCGCGAGCTATGCCGATCTGGCCAAGGCCGGCCTGGCGCTGATCCTGGCCGCGCCGGATGTGCCCGTGCGCGAATACAGCAACCAGGCCATCGCCCTGATGGGCGATGCGGCCTGGCAAGCGGCGGTATTCGCCAACCTGGTGTCTGAAGAGCCCAATGTGCGCCAGGTGGCCACTAAGATCTCGCTGGGTGAGGGCGATGCCGGCATTGTCTACACCTCTGACGTCACGCCCGATATTGCCGGCAGCGTGCTGCAGATCCCCATTCCCGATGAGATGAATGTGATCGCCAGCTACCCGATCGCGGTGGTGGAAGGTGCCCCGGCGGGCGATGTAGCCCAGGCGTTTGTTGATTTTGTGCTCGGCGCCGAAGGCCAGGCGATCCTGGCCAAGTGGGGCTTTGGCCCACGGCCCTAA
- a CDS encoding PadR family transcriptional regulator: protein MAAPVPDETILGILAAEPQHGYQLLARFTSRAELGRVWTLSTSQLYAVLKRLEAEGLLRGKQVLGGDAPPRRQYTLTAAGRRRLDAWLETPQLSASVRQVRVQFISRLYVARLLGRPTEALVDAQRRVCEQQLRQLQAAHQAAPEMEALVLDFVIGQLHAVIAWLDTCQERLAEITPL from the coding sequence ATGGCCGCCCCCGTTCCTGACGAAACCATTCTCGGCATTCTGGCCGCCGAGCCGCAGCACGGCTACCAACTGCTGGCGCGCTTCACATCGCGGGCCGAGCTGGGGCGGGTGTGGACCCTGAGCACCAGCCAGCTCTACGCGGTGCTCAAGCGCCTGGAGGCCGAAGGCCTGCTGCGCGGCAAGCAGGTGCTGGGCGGCGATGCACCGCCCCGCCGCCAATACACCCTCACCGCCGCCGGGCGCCGCCGGCTGGATGCCTGGCTGGAGACCCCGCAGCTCTCCGCCAGCGTGCGCCAGGTGCGCGTGCAGTTCATCAGCCGCCTGTACGTGGCGCGCCTGCTTGGCCGCCCCACCGAGGCGTTGGTGGACGCGCAGCGCAGGGTATGTGAGCAGCAGTTGCGCCAGTTGCAGGCCGCGCACCAGGCGGCTCCTGAGATGGAGGCGCTGGTGCTCGATTTTGTCATCGGCCAGTTGCACGCCGTGATCGCCTGGTTGGATACCTGCCAGGAACGTCTGGCAGAAATTACCCCGCTCTAG
- the gap gene encoding type I glyceraldehyde-3-phosphate dehydrogenase, with the protein MARIAINGLGRIGRAALRLALEEDNLELVAVNDIASPENIAYLIKYDSVYGRYGEDVRAEGDSLHVDQQSFKFFSEKDPAALPWKDLGVDIVIESTGRFTEKVDAIKHIEAGAKYVIISAPTKSTDVPTVVFGVNTSDEDANIISCASCTTNSLTPVVEVIGRHLGIQKAIMTTVHGYTAGQGLVDGPGGKGGDLRRGRAAAVNIVPASTGAAKATTLALPQYKGKFDGVALRVPVPVGSVSDIVMLTEKNTSAEEINKILTDEANGRYKGIIRVTNDEIVSSDIVGDPHACIIDMQMTKVVDGNLVKIFAWYDNEWGYTNQMIRKAREIASTLK; encoded by the coding sequence ATGGCACGTATCGCAATCAACGGGTTGGGACGCATCGGCCGCGCCGCGCTGCGCCTGGCACTGGAGGAAGACAATCTGGAGTTGGTGGCGGTCAACGACATCGCCTCTCCGGAGAACATCGCCTATCTGATCAAGTACGACTCGGTCTACGGCCGCTACGGCGAGGATGTGCGCGCCGAAGGCGATAGCCTGCATGTGGACCAGCAGAGTTTCAAATTCTTCAGCGAGAAGGACCCGGCCGCCTTGCCCTGGAAGGACCTGGGCGTAGACATTGTGATCGAGAGCACTGGCCGCTTCACCGAAAAGGTCGATGCGATCAAGCACATCGAAGCCGGTGCTAAGTATGTGATCATCTCCGCCCCCACCAAGAGCACGGATGTGCCCACGGTGGTGTTTGGCGTCAACACCTCTGACGAGGATGCCAACATCATCTCCTGCGCCAGCTGCACCACCAACTCGCTCACCCCGGTGGTCGAGGTCATCGGCCGCCATCTGGGCATCCAGAAGGCGATCATGACCACGGTGCACGGCTACACCGCCGGCCAGGGCCTGGTAGACGGCCCGGGCGGCAAGGGTGGCGATCTGCGCCGCGGCCGCGCCGCCGCAGTCAACATCGTGCCCGCCTCCACCGGCGCGGCCAAAGCCACTACGCTGGCGCTGCCGCAATACAAGGGTAAGTTTGACGGCGTGGCGCTGCGCGTGCCCGTGCCGGTCGGCTCGGTGTCTGACATCGTGATGCTGACCGAGAAGAACACCAGCGCCGAGGAGATCAACAAGATCCTCACAGACGAAGCCAACGGGCGCTACAAGGGCATCATCCGCGTGACCAATGACGAGATCGTTTCCTCTGACATCGTGGGCGACCCGCATGCCTGCATTATCGACATGCAGATGACCAAGGTGGTCGATGGCAACCTGGTGAAGATCTTCGCCTGGTACGACAACGAATGGGGCTACACCAATCAGATGATCCGTAAAGCGCGCGAGATCGCCAGCACGCTAAAGTAG
- a CDS encoding exopolysaccharide biosynthesis protein — MTSTTIDPSRSESLVEKLETIIQTLPPGQVTLAKIIDIIGNDSLMLITIFLSLVFLIPVSIPGVSTVFGSGILLIGLSLLFSNKLYMPKKIQERPIASEKLVKGMRGALAWLRRLEKISKPGRIPWLATRATLLNKLAYILAAVLLMMPFGFVPFSNTLPAIALIFFAIGAIQKDGLSILFGHLMNIVTIIYFGALIAAGGWTILEVLQKMRGG; from the coding sequence ATGACCAGCACAACGATAGACCCCTCGCGCTCCGAATCCCTGGTGGAGAAGTTGGAGACCATTATCCAAACGCTGCCGCCCGGCCAGGTCACCCTGGCCAAGATCATCGACATCATTGGTAACGACAGTTTGATGCTGATCACTATCTTCCTGTCGTTGGTCTTTCTGATCCCGGTCTCGATCCCGGGCGTAAGCACCGTCTTCGGCAGCGGCATTTTGCTGATTGGCCTCTCTTTGCTGTTCAGCAATAAGCTGTACATGCCAAAGAAAATCCAAGAGCGCCCGATCGCCAGCGAAAAGCTGGTCAAGGGCATGCGCGGCGCGCTCGCCTGGCTGCGCCGCCTGGAAAAGATCAGCAAGCCCGGGCGCATTCCCTGGCTGGCCACGCGCGCCACGCTGCTCAACAAGCTGGCCTATATTCTGGCGGCGGTGCTGCTGATGATGCCATTTGGCTTTGTGCCGTTTAGCAACACCCTGCCGGCCATCGCCTTGATCTTCTTTGCGATTGGCGCTATTCAAAAGGATGGGCTGAGTATCTTGTTCGGCCACCTGATGAACATCGTCACCATCATCTATTTTGGGGCGCTGATCGCCGCTGGCGGTTGGACGATCCTGGAAGTATTGCAGAAGATGCGCGGCGGCTAA
- a CDS encoding ABC transporter ATP-binding protein, translating into MSASRPILDIRDLSKSYQEAGQLRPILRQVSLSIQAGEFVALLGASGSGKSTFLNLISGIDLADSGEIWVQGQNLVTMDETQRTLFRRNHIGFVFQFFNLLPTLTVLENVTLPAELRGTSLKQAQARAQELLAQVGLAERASTFPDRLSGGEQQRVAIARALAHDPLLVLADEPTGNLDEETGTQIMALLEQLTRQAGKNLIMATHNLENARLADRVLRMHEGKLVSELA; encoded by the coding sequence ATGTCCGCGTCCCGCCCGATTCTCGATATTCGTGATCTTTCCAAAAGTTACCAGGAAGCCGGCCAGTTGCGCCCGATCCTGCGCCAGGTCAGCCTGAGCATCCAAGCCGGCGAGTTCGTGGCCCTGCTGGGCGCCTCGGGCAGCGGCAAGAGCACCTTCCTGAATTTGATCAGCGGGATCGACCTGGCGGATAGCGGCGAGATCTGGGTGCAGGGCCAAAATCTGGTGACGATGGATGAGACCCAGCGCACCCTGTTCCGCCGCAATCACATCGGCTTCGTCTTCCAATTCTTCAACTTGCTGCCCACCCTGACCGTGCTGGAGAACGTCACCCTGCCGGCCGAGCTGCGTGGCACGTCGCTCAAGCAGGCGCAGGCGCGCGCGCAGGAGCTGCTGGCCCAGGTGGGGCTGGCCGAACGTGCCAGCACCTTCCCTGACCGGCTCTCCGGCGGCGAGCAGCAGCGCGTGGCCATCGCCCGCGCCCTGGCGCACGATCCGCTGCTGGTGCTGGCCGACGAGCCCACCGGCAACCTCGACGAAGAGACCGGCACGCAGATCATGGCGCTGCTGGAACAGCTCACGCGCCAGGCGGGCAAGAACTTGATCATGGCCACCCATAACCTGGAGAATGCGCGTCTGGCGGATCGTGTGCTGCGTATGCACGAAGGCAAACTGGTGAGCGAGCTCGCCTGA
- a CDS encoding FtsX-like permease family protein, producing the protein MRTPPFAPSLLKVAWRYLLTHPLQSLLMLLGIALGVGVAVSVDIANASAAQAFELSTEAVAGRATHYISAGPLGLDEQSYVDLRRAGLPYPMAPVLSQLVTSPQLGEIPLQLMGIDPLAEQPFRSYFNAEDPDASAEVLGAFYVVPGAVLLSSPMAAQYGLQAGDSLQLNVNGNLLPARVAGLLEPRDNLSAQALQGLLLADIATVQELSGRLGRLERIDLILPTEGRAAALATLEARLPQGAVILQSESRTQAVEQMTSAFRTNITALSLLGLVVGVFLIYNTVTFSVVQRRQSFGTLRALGVSSREIFGLVLGEALVLGLLGSAIGLLLGVVMGRGAVALVSQTINDVFYTMTVREVSLPAQSLLKGALLGLLATLVAALIPAWEAAKSPPRRTLSRSQLESVSRRMLAQAALAGALVCIASMLALARLDLELVPSFGAMFGVVIGAALLAPYIMQLSMPWLARGLAPLIGPLGRLAPREVSASASRTAPAMAALMVAVAVTIGGSLMVSSFRASVVDWMEVILRNDIYGSVAGANLSEPQEAIDPLALERLANWPDIEGVYVLRNVLVDSPYGPLMVAANDNPNDGEEQVYYAAEGDGQAVWRAVQAGAVIISEPLANRLQLGVGDSLTLYTPTGPQDFHISAIFSDYSSSRGNITMWLENYRALWGDPTVTAFSAVVRPGRDIDTLVEELKRELSPNQLLHIRSNSSLRAESLEVFDRTFLISSALHLITTNVAFVGVLSAMLSLQLEKQRQMGILKAIGLSVRQIWALTLLETGLIGALAGLLALPMGLLIGEVLLGLINRRAFGWTLQLHFEAAPFIEALLVALAAALLAGLYPAWRASRRSAADAMRFD; encoded by the coding sequence ATGCGCACACCCCCCTTCGCCCCCAGCCTGCTCAAAGTAGCCTGGCGCTATTTGCTCACCCACCCGCTGCAAAGCCTGCTGATGCTGCTTGGCATCGCCCTGGGCGTGGGCGTGGCGGTGAGCGTAGACATTGCCAACGCCAGCGCCGCCCAGGCCTTTGAGCTCAGCACCGAAGCCGTGGCCGGCAGGGCCACCCATTACATCTCAGCCGGCCCGCTGGGGCTGGATGAGCAAAGCTACGTAGACTTGCGCCGCGCCGGGCTGCCCTACCCGATGGCCCCGGTGTTGAGCCAACTGGTCACCTCGCCCCAACTGGGCGAGATTCCCTTGCAACTCATGGGCATCGACCCGTTGGCCGAGCAGCCCTTCCGCAGTTACTTCAACGCCGAAGACCCCGATGCTTCTGCCGAAGTATTGGGCGCCTTTTATGTAGTGCCCGGGGCGGTGCTGCTCTCCAGCCCAATGGCGGCACAGTACGGCCTGCAAGCCGGGGATAGCCTGCAACTCAACGTGAACGGCAATCTGCTGCCGGCCCGCGTGGCCGGCCTGCTCGAGCCGCGTGACAACCTGAGCGCCCAGGCGCTACAAGGCCTGCTGCTGGCGGATATTGCCACGGTGCAGGAGTTGAGCGGCCGCTTAGGGCGCCTGGAACGGATTGACCTGATCCTGCCCACGGAGGGCCGCGCCGCCGCCCTGGCCACGCTGGAAGCGCGGTTGCCGCAGGGCGCGGTGATCCTGCAATCGGAGAGCCGCACGCAAGCCGTGGAGCAAATGACCAGCGCCTTTCGCACCAACATCACCGCGCTGAGTTTGTTGGGCTTGGTGGTGGGGGTCTTCCTTATTTACAACACAGTCACTTTCTCGGTCGTGCAGCGCCGCCAATCCTTTGGCACCTTGCGCGCCCTCGGCGTGAGCAGCCGCGAGATCTTCGGCCTGGTGCTGGGCGAGGCCCTGGTGCTGGGCCTGTTGGGCTCTGCCATTGGCTTGCTGCTCGGCGTCGTGATGGGCCGTGGCGCAGTGGCCCTGGTTTCGCAAACCATCAATGACGTCTTCTACACCATGACCGTGCGCGAGGTCAGCCTGCCGGCACAGAGCCTGCTGAAAGGCGCGCTGCTCGGCCTGCTGGCCACGCTGGTGGCGGCGCTGATCCCCGCCTGGGAGGCGGCCAAGTCGCCGCCGCGGCGCACGCTGTCGCGCTCCCAATTGGAGAGTGTTTCGCGGCGTATGCTGGCGCAGGCTGCTCTGGCCGGCGCGTTGGTGTGCATCGCCTCAATGCTGGCCCTGGCGCGCTTGGATCTGGAGCTAGTGCCCAGTTTTGGCGCCATGTTCGGCGTGGTGATCGGCGCGGCGCTGCTGGCGCCCTACATCATGCAGCTCAGCATGCCCTGGCTGGCGCGCGGCCTGGCGCCGCTGATCGGCCCGCTGGGGCGCCTGGCGCCGCGCGAGGTCTCGGCCTCGGCCAGCCGCACAGCGCCAGCCATGGCGGCGCTGATGGTGGCGGTGGCGGTCACCATCGGCGGCAGCCTGATGGTGAGCAGCTTCCGCGCCAGCGTGGTGGATTGGATGGAAGTCATTCTGCGCAACGATATTTACGGCTCGGTAGCCGGCGCCAACCTCTCCGAGCCGCAGGAAGCGATCGACCCGCTGGCGCTGGAGCGCCTGGCGAACTGGCCGGACATCGAGGGCGTGTATGTGCTGCGCAACGTACTGGTCGATTCGCCTTACGGCCCCTTGATGGTGGCCGCCAACGACAACCCTAACGATGGCGAAGAGCAGGTCTACTACGCCGCCGAAGGCGACGGCCAGGCCGTTTGGCGCGCGGTGCAAGCCGGGGCGGTGATCATCTCAGAACCGTTGGCCAACCGCTTGCAATTGGGCGTGGGCGATAGCCTGACACTCTACACGCCCACTGGCCCGCAGGATTTTCATATTTCAGCGATCTTCAGCGACTATAGCTCCAGCCGCGGCAATATCACCATGTGGCTGGAGAATTACCGCGCCCTGTGGGGCGATCCAACCGTGACGGCTTTCTCGGCGGTGGTGCGCCCGGGCCGTGATATCGACACGCTGGTGGAGGAGCTCAAGCGCGAGCTGAGCCCGAACCAATTGCTACACATCCGCTCCAACAGCAGCTTGCGCGCCGAGAGCCTGGAAGTGTTCGACCGCACCTTCCTGATCAGCAGCGCCCTGCATCTGATCACCACCAATGTGGCCTTCGTCGGCGTACTCTCGGCGATGCTGTCGTTACAACTGGAGAAGCAGCGCCAGATGGGCATCCTCAAAGCGATTGGCTTGAGCGTACGCCAGATCTGGGCGCTGACCCTGCTGGAAACCGGGCTGATCGGCGCCCTGGCCGGCCTGCTGGCCCTGCCGATGGGCTTGCTGATCGGCGAGGTGCTGCTGGGCTTGATCAACCGGCGCGCCTTCGGCTGGACGCTGCAACTGCATTTTGAAGCCGCGCCGTTCATCGAAGCCTTACTGGTGGCGCTGGCAGCCGCCCTGCTGGCCGGGCTGTACCCGGCCTGGCGCGCCAGCCGGCGCAGCGCGGCCGATGCGATGAGGTTTGACTAA
- a CDS encoding cupredoxin domain-containing protein, which yields MNVSKKVCLALFAILALGLASCASTPEPLRITMEAQDIMWSLHEIQAKVNQPVELTIKNTGALDHDIVIEELGVDLLLSPGDVEIVNFTVDHAGTIEFICSIPGHEEAGMVGHIIISE from the coding sequence GTGAACGTTTCCAAGAAGGTTTGTTTGGCCCTGTTCGCCATCCTGGCGCTGGGGTTGGCCAGTTGTGCCAGCACCCCCGAGCCACTGCGCATTACGATGGAGGCACAGGACATCATGTGGAGCCTCCACGAGATCCAGGCCAAGGTAAACCAGCCAGTGGAATTGACGATCAAGAACACCGGTGCACTTGACCATGACATCGTGATCGAAGAGCTAGGCGTAGACCTGCTGCTCTCCCCTGGCGACGTGGAAATTGTCAACTTTACGGTAGACCACGCCGGCACGATCGAATTCATCTGCAGCATTCCGGGCCACGAAGAGGCCGGAATGGTAGGCCACATCATCATCAGCGAGTAA
- a CDS encoding LysM peptidoglycan-binding domain-containing protein, with translation MTTKSPYKLVTRGRGRGGRGNLFAYGLGALALIMVLGGAWLTVGWFRNGGIGGIFPSDTPTPTITLTPSLTPTITETPTETPIPNTPTASAPFIYQVQRDDTISSIADKFGVEYIIIMILNGLDNSSVLQVGQELIIPDPNMEFPEPTPLPENLRRGDEIQYLVLPGDSLAIIAEKFLSTVDDILSTNDLDNANNIFVGQLLTVRVRLITPTPGPSPTPQGTTGPIPTVTPSPSATP, from the coding sequence ATGACCACTAAATCACCCTACAAGCTGGTGACCCGCGGCCGAGGCCGTGGCGGCCGCGGCAACCTCTTCGCCTATGGCCTGGGGGCGCTGGCGCTCATCATGGTGCTGGGCGGCGCATGGCTCACTGTGGGCTGGTTCCGCAATGGCGGCATCGGCGGCATCTTCCCCAGCGACACCCCCACCCCCACCATCACGCTGACGCCCAGCCTGACGCCGACGATCACTGAAACGCCCACCGAGACGCCGATCCCCAACACGCCGACGGCTTCGGCGCCCTTCATCTACCAGGTGCAGCGCGACGACACGATCTCCAGCATCGCCGATAAGTTTGGCGTGGAGTACATCATCATCATGATCCTTAACGGGCTGGACAACAGCAGCGTGCTGCAGGTTGGCCAGGAGCTGATCATTCCTGACCCGAACATGGAATTTCCGGAGCCGACCCCGCTGCCTGAGAATCTACGCCGCGGCGACGAGATCCAATACCTGGTGCTGCCAGGCGATTCGCTGGCGATCATCGCCGAGAAGTTCCTCAGCACGGTGGATGACATCCTGAGCACCAACGACCTCGATAATGCCAACAACATTTTCGTCGGCCAGTTGCTCACCGTGCGGGTGCGCCTGATCACGCCCACCCCCGGCCCTTCACCTACGCCGCAAGGCACCACCGGCCCGATCCCGACGGTTACACCGTCGCCATCGGCAACGCCTTAG
- a CDS encoding ribonuclease J, with amino-acid sequence MSNKKQANARRNALRVIPLGGLGEIGKNMTVFEYGDEILIVDTGIMFPESDMLGIDYIIPDFKYLMDKKHKVKGIVITHGHEDHTGAIHHVAEQINAPIYATPLTKGLLEVKLARGGQSGKAKVHEVNAGDTVQIGVFKVEFCHVCHSIPDCVALGITTPAGLIVHTGDYKLDHTPVDNWPTDYAKLAEFAGRGVLAMLGDSTNADRAGWTPSERVIEPAFDKVFRQAQGRILVATFASLISRIQQVGEAALRHGRKMAFVGTSMRENAKMAKQLGYLELPDELLVPIDEVLKLPPHEVVLMCTGSQGEPSSIVGRLASGTNRQFDLLPTDTVVLSSHPIPGNEESVSRTINKLFQRGAHVVYDPLEAVHVSGHASQEEMKFMLNLIKPKYLVPVHGELRHLHQHAALAESLGYSEENVAIVENGQVIEFQGGKMFMGERVPGGYVFVDGSSVGDIGPAVMRERDALSRQGFVLVNLNVNRHNGKLLRDPEIITRGFMYQPGEDFLDSTRRQIEKTLAEANGDVQRQLESTLRDHFFDLTKRKPMLFVTINRN; translated from the coding sequence ATGAGTAACAAAAAACAAGCCAACGCGCGCCGTAACGCGCTGCGCGTCATTCCCCTGGGCGGTTTGGGGGAAATTGGCAAGAACATGACTGTCTTCGAATACGGAGACGAGATCCTGATCGTGGATACCGGCATCATGTTCCCGGAATCCGACATGCTGGGAATCGATTACATCATCCCGGATTTCAAGTACCTGATGGACAAGAAACACAAGGTCAAGGGGATTGTGATCACCCACGGGCATGAGGACCACACCGGGGCGATCCACCATGTGGCCGAGCAAATCAACGCTCCGATCTACGCCACCCCGCTGACCAAAGGCCTGCTGGAAGTGAAGCTGGCGCGCGGCGGGCAATCCGGCAAGGCCAAGGTGCATGAGGTCAACGCCGGCGATACCGTGCAGATCGGCGTCTTCAAGGTGGAGTTCTGCCATGTGTGCCACTCGATCCCCGATTGTGTTGCCCTGGGGATCACCACCCCTGCTGGCCTGATCGTCCACACTGGCGACTACAAGCTGGATCACACCCCGGTGGATAACTGGCCCACCGACTACGCCAAGCTGGCCGAATTCGCCGGCCGCGGCGTGCTGGCCATGCTGGGCGACTCCACCAATGCTGACCGCGCCGGCTGGACGCCTTCGGAGCGCGTCATCGAGCCAGCCTTCGACAAAGTCTTCCGCCAGGCGCAGGGCCGCATCCTCGTGGCCACCTTCGCCTCGCTGATCTCGCGCATCCAGCAGGTGGGCGAGGCCGCTTTGCGCCACGGGCGCAAGATGGCCTTCGTCGGCACCAGCATGCGTGAGAACGCCAAGATGGCCAAGCAATTGGGCTATCTGGAGCTGCCGGATGAGTTACTGGTGCCGATCGATGAGGTGCTCAAGCTGCCCCCGCACGAAGTGGTGCTGATGTGCACCGGCTCGCAGGGCGAACCCTCCAGCATCGTTGGCCGGCTGGCCAGCGGCACCAACCGCCAGTTTGACCTGCTGCCCACCGATACCGTGGTGCTCTCCTCGCACCCCATTCCAGGCAATGAGGAAAGCGTCTCGCGCACGATCAACAAACTGTTTCAGCGCGGCGCCCATGTTGTCTACGACCCGCTGGAAGCGGTGCACGTATCTGGCCACGCCAGCCAGGAAGAGATGAAGTTCATGCTCAACCTGATCAAGCCGAAGTATCTGGTGCCGGTGCACGGCGAGCTGCGCCATTTGCACCAGCACGCTGCGTTGGCCGAGAGCCTGGGCTACTCCGAGGAGAACGTGGCCATCGTGGAGAACGGCCAGGTGATCGAATTCCAGGGCGGCAAGATGTTCATGGGCGAGCGCGTGCCGGGTGGCTATGTGTTCGTGGATGGCTCCAGCGTTGGTGATATTGGCCCGGCCGTGATGCGTGAGCGCGATGCGCTCTCACGCCAGGGCTTTGTGCTGGTGAACCTCAACGTCAACCGCCACAACGGCAAGTTGCTGCGCGATCCTGAGATCATTACGCGGGGCTTCATGTACCAGCCTGGTGAAGACTTCCTGGATTCGACGCGCCGCCAGATCGAGAAGACCCTTGCTGAGGCCAACGGTGATGTCCAGCGCCAACTGGAAAGCACGCTACGCGATCACTTCTTTGATCTCACCAAGCGCAAGCCGATGCTGTTCGTCACCATCAACCGCAACTAA